ctgagacagggtctcacgtagcTGGTGCTGTCTTCAACTCTACTATGTAGCTCTGTGGATGGCCTTGATTGagactcctgcctccacctcccacttGCTGGAATTACAGTCACGCGTGGTCACAAGCAGCCTCAGATTAGCATTTTAAAGCAATTTACTTTCTCTTGGACCTCGAGGCGCAGTGAAAGAACGCAGTTCAGAAACAGGCAGTCTTGGGTTAAATCTGAGCGCTGTTGCCACCGACAAGCTTTGTAGTCTCAGGCAGGCAGACTGCTTAACTGCAGATGGAGATATCACCACCTCCTCACTCTGCAACACTGCGGTGCAGGTTAGAGATGTATGTGAAAGTGCTCAGCGCTGCTGCCTCGTACACGGGAGTCGCGCAACCGACGTTGGCTGGAACCGTCACTAACTTACCTCCAGCTGTGTGCAGTTACAGTGGGGAAACATGAGTAGCAGGCACTTCACTGAAGATGTCAAAGTTACACAACGACTTTTAAGAGTAGAGAATGACAGCgatgctagattttttttttttctgagagtatGTATGGAAAGTAGCGCCTCCTTGGTGAAATGTATGTACATTTTTAGAACAGAAACCTTATGCTACAATAGAACGAACACCAGAGAGTCAGATTTTCTACTTCTAACTCTGGCTAGGTCCTCATCTAGCTGAAGGCTTTCTGCAAGCTCTAGCTGCCCACTGGGAGCTCACGTTGATCATTAATTCATCGTGAGCCATCTCCCATGTCCCTCGTAGTACCAGCGTTCTTCGTGGTATGTGATGAGACAGTACTCAGGCTTCCCTACCACACTGCCCTCTCTTTTCTTGTTATTTGCTAAACTTTCCATATGGGACCATAAACAATTCTTGGAGAAGATAACTGGGCACACTAGCAGAGTGACCTCAAACAAAATCTGAGCAAAATGAGTTCACACTCAAATCTTTTTGATAGGGTAAAACCAAGCCTCGCTTTTTAGCCCTAAGTTGTTGTAGTATGTACTTTCTGTGGAATGCATGCACCATATGATAcagtttatattaaaaataataggcttcctccaggcagtggtggcgaacgcctttaatctcagcacttgggaggcagaggcaggtgcatctctgagtttgaggccaacctcatctacagggtgagttccaggacagccagggctacacagagaaaccttgtctggaaaaaccaaacaaaataacgtaataaaataaataccctgAAATAAACCCTACTTTTTTCTCTCATCAGGTTGGGCTTCAAATAAAGAAGAAGTTGAGCCAGGAAAGTGCTTTCATTCAAAGAGTAAATTAAAAGAAGACACCGTGAGGCTCAGATAAACAAGGCGTTCGTGTCCTGAAGAAGTCACAGAAACAGCTGTGGTGTGAGGGGAGAGTGGACACGTAGGAGAAATCGGAGCTGGTGTGATATTTCTGTCACAAAAGACTTTCGGAGGAAGGGAAAAGACACGTTTCTAGAGAATGAAAGAGTGCAGCGTCAAAATGGAGACCAGCGTTTCTGAGATTCAGGTAGAGACGAAGGACGAGAAGGGACCAGTAGCAGCCAGTCCTcagaaagagaggcaggagagaaaaaCAGCCACACTCTGcttcaagagaaggaagaaagcgaACAAGACAAAACCCAAAGCCGGTTCCAGGACTGCTGAGGAGACAAAGAAACATACCCCCGAAGCTGGGGGCTCTGGTCAACGGCAACCAGCGGGTGCCTGGGCCTCCATCAAAGGCCTTGTGACACACAGGAAAAGGTCCGAGCCTGCAAAGAAGCAGAAGCCGCCTGAGGCAGAGGTGCAGCCCGAGGATGGGGCTCTTCCTAAGAAAAAGGCAAAATCCAGACTTAAGTTTCCTTGCCTAAGATTCTCAAGAGGGGCAAAGAGAAGTCGTCATTCCAAACTCACAGAAGATTCAGGCTACGTCAGAGTCCAGGGAGAGGCAGACGATTTGGAGATAAAAGCCCAGACCCAGCCAGATGACCAGGCAATCCAGGCTGGGTCTACCCAGGGCCTACAGGAAGGTGTGTTGGTGAGAGATGGTAAGAAGAGCCAAGAATCACACATAAGCAACAGCGTCACCTCGGGAGAGAATGTGATCGCcatagaactggaattagaaaaCAAATCTTCTGCTATCCAGATGGGAACTCCTGAGCTGGAAAAGGAGACTAAGGTGATCACGGAAAAGCCAAGTGTGCAGACGCAGCGAGCAAGTCTACTTGAGAGTTCAGCAGCAGGCAGCCCTCGGTCAGTGACTTCTGCTGCTCCTCCATCACCAGCAACCACACATCAACATAGTCTGGAAGAACCCAGTAATGGCATCCGGGAAAGTGCCCCAAGTGGGAAAGATGACAGGAGAAAGACTGCtgctgaagaaaagaaatcaggagagaCTGCACTGGGCCAGGCAGAGGAAGCTGCAGTTGGCCAGGCAGACAAAAGGGCACTAAGCCAGGCCGGAGAAGCTACAGCGGGCCACCCAGAGGAAGCTACTGTGATCCAGGCAGAGAGTCAGGCAAAGGAAGGGAAACTGAGCCAGGCAGAGGAAACTACAGTGGCCCAGGCAAAGGAAACTGTATTGAGTCAGGCAAAGGAAGGTGAACTGAGCCAGGCAAAGAAAGCTACAGTTGGCCAGGCAGAGGAAGCTACAATTGACCACACAGAGAAAGTCACAGTGGATCAGGCAGAGGAAACCACAGTGGGTCAGGCAGAAGAAGCTACAGTTGGTCAGGCAGGGGAAGCTATATTGAGCCAAGCAAAGGAAGCTACAGTTGTTGGTCAGGCAGAGGAAGCTACAGTTGATCGGGCAGAGGAAGCTACTGTTGGTCAGGCAGAGGAAGCTACAGTTGGCCACACAGAGAAAGTCACAGTGGATCAGGCAGAGGAAGCCACGGTGGGTCAGGCAGAGGAAGCTACTGTTGGTCAGGCAGAGGAAGCTACAGTTGATTGGGCAGAAAAACCCACAGTTGGTCAGGCAGAGGAAGCCACAGTGGGTCAGGCAGAGGAAGCTACAGTTGGCCACACAGAGAAAGTCACAGTGGATCAGGCAGAGGAAGCAACAGTGGGTCAGGCAGAGGAAGCTACAGTTGGCCACACAGAGAAAGTCACAGTGGATCATGCAGAGGAAGCCACAGTGGGTCAGGCAGAGGAAGCTACAGTTGGACAGGCAGAGAAAGTCACAGTGGATCATGCAGAGGAAGCCACAGTGGGTCAGGCAGAGGAAGCTACAGTTGGACAGGCAGAGAAAGTCACAGTGGATCATGCAGAGGAAGCCACAGTGGGTCAGGCAGAGGAAGCTACAGTTGGACAGGCAGAGAAAGTCACAGTGGATCAGGCAGAGGAACCCACAGTGGATCAGGCTGAGGAAGCTATATCGAGCCATGCACCAGAtctgaaagaaaatggaattGATACAGAGAAACCGAGATCAGAAGAAAGCAAACGAATGGAGCCAATTGCTATTATCATTACTGACACTGAAATCAGTGAATTTGATGTTAAGAAGTCTAAAAATGTTCCTAAGCAATTCCTAATTTCAATGGAAAACGAGCAAGTGGGGGTTTTTGCTAATGATAGTGATTTCGAGGGGAGAACTTCAGAACAGTATGAAACACTCTTAATAGAAACAGCATCTTCTCTCGTCAAGAATGCTATCGAGTTGTCTGTAGAACAGCTGGTTAATGAAATGGTTTCCGAGGATAATCAAATAAATACGCTGTTCCAGTGACTTCGTTTCCAGGTCACgaaaagaaaggggggaaaaaaacccttgaAAGATGAATTCTTTTATCCCTTTGTGGCACTTCTTTCTCAGTAATAAATTAGAGGCTTATCATCTGTGGAATCTAAGGGTACAGTTCCAGCCCAGAAGTGCTAAAGGATCAATGAAGGTTGTAAAACTCTGTCATTGAAACACAGTTCTGGACTGGAGGGAGTCAGCACAGATCACAGTGCGAAGTGACTTATGGGGAGGTGTGGAAGTGGCAGGCAATAGCCCAGTGCTTTGAGGAGGGAAGACTACTGAGCACTGGGTATGCTATATGGTTCTTTAATGTCACTAAGTCTGGGTTTCTTTCTGATGGTTCGACCCTGGGTTATAGGTGAACGCTCCATTCGCTTTCCTTTTACAGGGTCTTCCTGCTGTCTCTAGTGGTGAATCAGGTGAGTGGGCTTTTCTAGTCTTGAGCAAGTTCTGTACTAAAGGTGTTCATGGGTTCCTTCGGTCAGGCCAATAGTTAACACATGTGTAGGCATGGACACAGGAAGTGTGTTCTCTCCCCAACATCCCTCTGCCCAGAAGACCTGTATATACCCATCTGTGAGTGAACCTTTCTCCTGAGAAATCAAATGGGGAAGAGTATATTTTTTATCCAGGAGGCAAACTTCCCAGGTAGCAAAGGATTCTAATAGCAGAGCTACttctttgggttgtttttttgtttgtttgttttttccagatagtatttctctgtgtaaccctggctgtcctggaactcgctctatagaccaggctggcctcgaactcacagaattccgactgcctctgcttcccaagtgctggtcgAGATTAAAGGTATGGGTCATCATCGCCTGGCTAAAGGGCCAGGAAACCGTAATATTCTTGTGAAAATAGTTCTTGGCCAAACATAAACTATGTAATGAACTGAATAAAAGGTCAAAATTCACACTAAAGCCTAGATTTTCAACACcagtatttttcattttgtctAGCCATAACACTGTAACATACTACCCAACCCCACACGTTAGGGTCCATATTGTACAGCACCCCCATCCCACTATCTAAACTAAGTGATACTGTTTCTACTTGTTACAAAAGATGTGGTACACATGGTACAATGTCTGTTGAGCATCTTCTTGAGGCATGAGCACCACTAGTTGGtttggttgttatttttgttttttgtgttgttgttgttttcaagacaaggtttctctgtgtaaccttggctgtcctgaaactcactctgtagaccaggctggcctccaacttagagatccgcctgcctctgcttcctgagtgctgggactaaagtcgtgcgccaccactgtccagcgaGCACTGCTTATTTTCATCCACTTTGCACTTACACTGTGTTTATGGGCTGCATATGTATACACTGCTTTTTCCtatcttttattttgtaaatacatATTGTGATCTTGTGCAAAAGTAACTAATGTGGCTTTGAAAATTAACCAAATGGTGGATGTTTAGCAAGATTCTTGGCtggaatgtgaaaatattttcttcaggCTTGCCTATCTTCATGTTTGTAATGGGTGATGGGGTATCATTCAATTTAGATAAAAACACAACACCCCttcaataaatttattttaatggttttcCTCTTAGACATAAAACTAAAAATCACTCCTAAATCATCTTTGAAAGAATATTTTAACCCACTGTATATGGTGCTAATAGACTTGTATAGATAGCTACCAgcaaatatgtttaaaatgaacttttaaaagcCTGGTTAAAGTTGGTACACTTTGCAGTACTTTAAACAATTCTGTATCTATTTACTATAAGAATGGCTCCAAGGAGAGCCACATTACACTCACATTAAGGTTTCTAATCTCTTATGAATGAGTAAAATCTATAAGATACAAGCTCTTAGTTATTGAAGATATTCTGGGTTTGGAGATTTTGaaaagcaggcacaaagtaaattTGTAATTTTGGGGGTAAGATAGTAGCCCTGGgtttcagggtgtgtgtgtgtgtgtgtgtgtgtgtgtgtgtgtgtgtgtgtatgttccctACACTACTATTTGATAATTATACCTTTGGTTAGAAGGTATTGTTATAATTGAttgtttttataagaaaatatattctcCTTCATTCTTAAGTATTTTCTCTGGCTTTTTAAAGCATAATTCCAACCTGTAAGCAGAATGCAGAAATTCATTAGTGGGTCACAACCCTAAGTATCTGCTATGTGGCCAAATGATAGTGAATCTTAGGGTGGTCCAAACTATTCTGttgttataaaaataagagatggCTTGGAAGTctgccatcattttttttttttttttttttggtaatgggATGTATTTCAAGCAGTTTGACTTTCTATGCAAACTATATAGAAAGATTCTGACTCAATTTACACCCTTGTGGCCTTAAACGGACCCATTTAGATGCATCAACTTAGGGTAGTCAcattaattttcattgaaatttGCCTTTAATGAACATTAGCTAAGATCAAATTTCTTCTTGAAGTCGGAAATTTCTAAGGCTGGGGGCGTCTATCAGATCCTTGATAATTTTTCAGTGTCTTCTCTTCACCCCCTGAAGTCAAGCGTTATTCACACAGCACAGAGGATACAAGCACTTGCCTCGATCTTTTTGTGTGTGACTATTCACTTAACATTTGTTCAGCGTACTTttttaagatattaaaaatagTCCCCAGTAACATCTAAGTAAAGGCAGCAGAAAACAAAAGACCTTTCCAACAGAAATCATGTTCCCTGCCACCCCCTCCACCTCCAAGAATAATAAGCATGTGGCACAAATGGATCTCTTCAGAAAAGCTGTCTGCATAATTTTCCTCCAGGTAACGGGCTTGACAGCATGAAGATGGGGATGATCTTAATTGGTCTACTACTTAGTGGAGTCTTAGACACGGCTTTACTTCTGAGAGACAATGCGGTCTCGACAGTGTATCGAGAGAGGCTTCGTGCTTGAGACTCATTAGCTCTGTGGCCTATGAGAAGGCCCTGGGGCAGCCTTGCACATGCATCCAGCCCAGAGTTCATTTCATCTGCAAATGTCTGATTTCCAGTtgccttattattttttttttatatagctgAGAATTGTTTTTAGGGGGTTGTggcagaatttttaaaataattgttagACTTTCAAACCCTGTTTTTTGAAAAGTTCCTTTAGTCAGCTTCACCGAATAAGTAGTCTACTTCCTGGTTAAATGCTAAATGCACCAGGATTTGACTTTTATACCTGCCAGTTTTGCACTTTTAGAATACCTTTGTTTAAGTTgtagagttttttttgtttgtttgtttttttgtctttgtccagagctgaggaccgaacccagggccttgcgcttgctaggcaagcgctctaccactgagctaaatccccaaccccagttGTAGAGTTCTTGAGGTTCAAGTTCCTGTTTTACAGCGCAACTAAGTTTCTTACATGAAATTGAAAATTTCAATCCATTTTGCATTTTATCACACATTTTTGGAAAGAATTTTTGTAATGATCCTTGATGACCaaaatttattagaatgactttaCATAAAGTATGGGTGCCCCAATAAAGTTGGATTCAACACGTTAACACCTGTCAAAGACTATGATAATAGGCCTCCTACAGCTCATCctgggtagggtgtgtgtgtgtgtgtgtgtgtgtgtgtgtgtgtgtgtgtgtaaaggaggtggcaacagaagccaggacagggGTGAGGCAGAGCCACCGACAAtgcaaaaggggaagtagaaaggATGGAGAAGTTGGGGTCTGAACATAAACCGTATATCTCCTCTGATTTGTGACCAGGTGCAGGAGAAGGCCTGATAATGTCACATATGTCGGTTCTTTGCCTGTAGAAATGTTAAGTGGACGAGCCATCAGAACCATAAGAGTACCACTTTGTATCCTCATTGAAATTAGTACTACTGTGACTCAAAAGCTGATAGTAAAGAAATAATACTCTGTAGAGAAAAAGGTTTCAAGCTGAATTGATTCATGTACTGACTAATACAGAATAAATGTTATATTAGCTCATTTAGTTAACTGTGTCTTTAAAACTGGTAAATTATGTTTATTTCCTAAAACTGTAAAGATCACCCAGATGAGGACGTTTAGTTCTATAAAAAGTTCCACTATGCTGGTGACTGAACAAACATCACAACACGACACACCGGAGGCCACCTCCAGCAAAGAGATGCAAACAGAACTCTGATACAACCGCAAGAGCTAGGTCTGAATCTGATGCCATTTGAACTTTGGGCCCTGGAACCTAGTGACACAGTACTTGCTGCATGTATAATGTAGCAGGCTACACGTCCAGTTCCCAGGACCTTAAAAatgaaccaaaccaaacaaacaaacaaacaagaaagaaagaaagaaagaaagaatgaattttcTTACTGGACACATGAATTGCTTTTctgtattattaatttttttgtttttgtttttggaaacagggcttctccatgtagccctggctgtcctgaaactagctttctagaccaggctggcctcaaactcacaaagatccacccacctctgcctcttgccaCCAGCCTGTCTTTTCTGTAGTTTGTGTCTATGAATTACTATATATTACTATGATGTTAATAATCCCTCCGGTTTCTtatgtaagccatggtatgggagGATTTACATTATTCACATGACACCAACTTTACTTTGCTGTTCCATAAGTTGGATTTCCTAAAGCCCTAATTTCATTCTGCTATCAATATTATTTTGGTTGTTGTGTGAGGCAGGTGGCCTTGAACATCTGCCTGATCCTCGTCccccagtctcctgagtgctgaattaCAGGGATGTACTACCAGGCTTGgcctctggttttgtttgttttttaattttgtcttgttttggtttttttcctaacAACAACCTAATAGTAATAATTAGGTCCAATGACACTCTACTTTCCAAACCTCGGGACCCACTGAAAAGTTGATAGAACCCTCGTGATCCTGAATCGACAGCTGGCTGTGGACTTCCCTTACTGCCTGATGTTGTACAAGCACCACACATAAAGAATGTCACAGTCTTCagaattgtgttttatttttgttattactattattataatttggggctttttttgtttgtttgtttgtttttgttttttttgaggcagggcctttcTATGtaaccctgctgtcctggaactagctacatagaccaggctatctttaaaaacacaaagcttttcctgccttggcttcccgagtactgggattaaagccatttgcaaccacacctggctcttttttttttaagattattttttttatgtatgtgagtacattgtcattgtcttcagacacaccagaagaaggcactagAGCCCaatatagatggctgtgagcccccagatggttgctgggaattgaactcaggatctctggaagagcagtcagtgctcttaactgctgagccatctctctggcccccacACCTGGCACttatgaacttttaaaaagttttttttgttgcttGAGACAGGCATATGTAGCTCAGGCCGTCCCCACACtcgaggtcctcctgcctctccctgtaCCTCAGGAGTGTTGTGATCACAAGCATGTCGGCACACTCAAGCAGGTTTGTGAAATTAACTTGTCTAGTAGGAGCACTGCCATTTACAGACTGTGTCCTCGTCACCATGTATGCTAACTCTTCACAGACTCAGCTTTAACCCTGAAGTCTGAAGTCCCCTGACCCACTCTTGCTTTGGTTTTCTGGGGGGGTTAATTCATGAGTTTAG
The nucleotide sequence above comes from Mus musculus strain C57BL/6J chromosome 12, GRCm38.p6 C57BL/6J. Encoded proteins:
- the Akap5 gene encoding A-kinase anchor protein 5 isoform X1, which codes for MKECSVKMETSVSEIQVETKDEKGPVAASPQKERQERKTATLCFKRRKKANKTKPKAGSRTAEETKKHTPEAGGSGQRQPAGAWASIKGLVTHRKRSEPAKKQKPPEAEVQPEDGALPKKKAKSRLKFPCLRFSRGAKRSRHSKLTEDSGYVRVQGEADDLEIKAQTQPDDQAIQAGSTQGLQEGVLVRDGKKSQESHISNSVTSGENVIAIELELENKSSAIQMGTPELEKETKVITEKPSVQTQRASLLESSAAGSPRSVTSAAPPSPATTHQHSLEEPSNGIRESAPSGKDDRRKTAAEEKKSGETALGQAEEAAVGQADKRALSQAGEATAGHPEEATVIQAESQAKEGKLSQAEETTVAQAKETVLSQAKEGELSQAKKATVGQAEEATIDHTEKVTVDQAEETTVGQAEEATVGQAGEAILSQAKEATVVGQAEEATVDRAEEATVGQAEEATVGHTEKVTVDQAEEATVGQAEEATVGQAEEATVDWAEKPTVGQAEEATVGQAEEATVGHTEKVTVDQAEEATVGQAEEATVGHTEKVTVDHAEEATVGQAEEATVGQAEKVTVDHAEEATVGQAEEATVGQAEKVTVDHAEEATVGQAEEATVGQAEKVTVDQAEEPTVDQAEEAISSHAPDLKENGIDTEKPRSEESKRMEPIAIIITDTEISEFDVKKSKNVPKQFLISMENEQVGVFANDSDFEGRTSEQYETLLIETASSLVKNAIELSVEQLVNEMVSEDNQINTLFQ
- the Akap5 gene encoding A-kinase anchor protein 5, with protein sequence METSVSEIQVETKDEKGPVAASPQKERQERKTATLCFKRRKKANKTKPKAGSRTAEETKKHTPEAGGSGQRQPAGAWASIKGLVTHRKRSEPAKKQKPPEAEVQPEDGALPKKKAKSRLKFPCLRFSRGAKRSRHSKLTEDSGYVRVQGEADDLEIKAQTQPDDQAIQAGSTQGLQEGVLVRDGKKSQESHISNSVTSGENVIAIELELENKSSAIQMGTPELEKETKVITEKPSVQTQRASLLESSAAGSPRSVTSAAPPSPATTHQHSLEEPSNGIRESAPSGKDDRRKTAAEEKKSGETALGQAEEAAVGQADKRALSQAGEATAGHPEEATVIQAESQAKEGKLSQAEETTVAQAKETVLSQAKEGELSQAKKATVGQAEEATIDHTEKVTVDQAEETTVGQAEEATVGQAGEAILSQAKEATVVGQAEEATVDRAEEATVGQAEEATVGHTEKVTVDQAEEATVGQAEEATVGQAEEATVDWAEKPTVGQAEEATVGQAEEATVGHTEKVTVDQAEEATVGQAEEATVGHTEKVTVDHAEEATVGQAEEATVGQAEKVTVDHAEEATVGQAEEATVGQAEKVTVDHAEEATVGQAEEATVGQAEKVTVDQAEEPTVDQAEEAISSHAPDLKENGIDTEKPRSEESKRMEPIAIIITDTEISEFDVKKSKNVPKQFLISMENEQVGVFANDSDFEGRTSEQYETLLIETASSLVKNAIELSVEQLVNEMVSEDNQINTLFQ